The nucleotide sequence GAGCCAGGGAGACCAAATGTAGAGGATAGAGAGCGTGTTGGTAAATGCAGAGCAGCATGAAGGGAGATCAGCATTAAATGACCAACTTCTATATTCTATGAAATCCAAACGCCAAATTGAGAAACAAAGATTCACAGAATTGTTTTACCATTACTGCCTTCCATGGTAATAAATGAAATAAATCTTGAACCATTACATCCCGTGAAAAGCTTTTAGCTCTTCAGTCTTCACTCTTCACTCTTGACCACTACTATGGATCCTCGTGATGCAGAGCTCTTATATTTCACGAGTTTCGTATTTCAACTCAGAGATCTCTCTTTTTTTATGAAAGCTCCCCCAAACTCCTTCAAATACCCCCTCAGTTCTTCCACCAAATCATGCACATTCAGCAGCCTACGCTCCATTGTGTTCTAAACCTTCAACAATGGAACTCGTAACACTCAAAACCCGTCTTTTCATTTCCAttctcttctttgtcttggtTTCGGTTTGTGCAAACACTCTCCAGACTTACATTGTTCAGCTCAACCCTCAGGGTGTGACCAGCTCTTCTTTTGCTTCTAAGCCGAGTTGGCATCTCTCGTTTCTTGAACAAACAATGGCTTCCGAAGAAGATGCTTCTTCGCGACTTCTTTACTCTTACCATTCTGCCATGGAAGGGTTTGCCGCTCAGCTATCTGAGTCGGAGCTCGAGTCCTTGAAAATGCTGCCCGATGTCATTGCAATTAGGCCTGACCATAGGCTCCAAATTCACACTACTTATTCTTACAAATTCTTGGGACTCGGCCTCAGTGCTTCGAGGGAAGGTGCTTGGTACAAATCTGCCTTTGGTAGAGGCACAATCATTGGGGTGCTCGATACTGGAGTTTGGCCCGAGAGTCCGAGCTTCAATGATCGTGGAATGCCAGCAGTTCCCAAGAAATGGCGAGGGATTTGCCAAGAAGGGCAGAACTTCAATTCTTCAAATTGCAACCGGAAACTCATTGGTGCTAGGTTTTTCACTAAAGGCCATCGTGTAGCTACTTACACACCAGATGGTGGTCGTGAGTATGTGTCACCGCGTGATTCCCACGGGCATGGAACTCACACATCATCAACAGCAGGGGGCGCTACTGTCCCAATGGCAAGTATTTTCGGCACTGCAGCTGGTGTGGCTCGAGGAATGGCTCCCGGAGCACATATAGCGGTGTACAAAGTGTGCTGGCTCAATGGATGTTATAGCTCTGATATCCTTGCAGCGATGGATGTTGCAATTAGAGATGGAGTAGacattctctccctctctctaggTGGCTTCCCCATTCCACTTTACGATGACAGCATTGCAATTGGCAGTTTTCGAGCAGTGGAGCATGGAATTTCAGTTGTGTGCGCAGCAGGCAACAATGGTCCCATCCAAAGCTCAGTTGCCAATGAAGCTCCTTGGATCACTACCATTGGTGCAAGTACACTAGACCGAAGATTTCCAGGAATAGTTCAAATGGGGAACGGAAAATACCTCTATGGAGAATCTTTGTACCCCGGAAACCACCTTAAGAGAGCAGGGAAAGAGCTTGAACTGGTTTACGTGACAAGTGAGAATAGTGGAAGTGAATATTGCTTCAAAGGGTCTCTTCCACGAGCAAAAGTCCGTGGAAAAATTGTGGTTTGTGACCGAGGTATCAATGGAAGAGCGGAGAAAGGTGAAGTGGTGAAGGAAGCTGGGGGTGCTGCAATGATCTTGGCAAACACAGTGATAAACCAAGAGGAAAACTCAGTTGATGTCCATGTCTTGCCTGCAACTCTTATTGGCTTCAAAGAATCAGTTCACTTGAAAGCTTACATAAACTCTACAAGGAGACCGACAGCTAGAATTGTATTCGGAGGTACAGTTATAGGAAAATCCAGAGCACCAGCAGTAGCTCAGTTCTCTGCTAGAGGACCGAGTTATTCTAACCCTTCAATCCTCAAACCGGATGTGATTGCTCCCGGGGTCAACATAATTGCTGCTTGGCCTCAAAACTTAGGCCCCACCGGCCTTCCAGAAGATTCTAGAAGAGTGAATTTTACTGTCATGTCGGGGACTTCAATGGCCTGTCCACATGGCAGTGGCATCGCGGCTCTGATACGCTCAGCTCATCCCAAATGGAGCCCTGCAGCCATTAAATCTGCCGTTATGACAACTGCTGAAGTAGTTGACCATGCAGGAAAACCGATAATGGATGGAGACAAACCAGCTGGTGTTTTTGCAATTGGTGCCGGACATGTCAACCCTGAAAGAGCCATTGATCCAGGGTTGATTTATGACATCAGGCCGGAGGATTATGTCACGCATTTATGCACTCTTGGATACACAAAATCAGAAATTCTTACCATCACTCACAGGAATGTCAGCTGCCGTGAAGTTTTGAAGATGAACAGGGGTTTCAGCCTCAATTACCCCTCCATTTCAGTAATTTTCAAACATGGTACAAGAAGTAAAATGATCAAAAGACGAGTAACAAACGTGGGGAGTCCTAATTCCATTTACAAGGTGGAAGTAATGGCACCTAAGGAAGTAAAAGTGAGAGTTAAACCCCAAAGGTTAATCTTCACACACATCAATCAGAGTTTGAGTTATAAGGTATGGTTTATATCAAGGAAGAGAACAGAAAAAGGGAAGATGAGCTTTGCACAAGGGCAGCTGACATGGGTGAATTCTAACAATAGCTTCAATCGGGTTAAAAGCCCCTTCTCGGTGACTTGGAAGTAAAAGGGCTGATAACAATCACGACACGAGAGTGGTCGTGGTAGTTCTACTCTAGAAATCAAAAAATCCATTGTTATTGACTCATTGGATTCACATTTATAACCATTCGAGGGCGAATACCTTATCCTAGCTTTTCGAGGGAGAAAATTTTAGATGTAAACTGTCTTTTTATCATCTGATAAAGGCAGATGTTTTTTATTGTATTAACTTTGGTCTCTTATGGTGTTGGGAATATTGAATTTACATATATTAATCTCAGTATCTAGTATAAGAATCCCTGTCTTCTATCATCTATCATCAAGTGAGCAGATGTTATAATATTTTGAATTCAAATATGAAATCCGAGGGAGACATAGAAACAAACTTACATGGTTTATCAATGCCTTAACAAGTCGTCTGCATTCTGCAACTACAAGATAAATGGTCGAACACATAGGCTGAATCGTTTAATTTGTCACCTTCATCGTATCATTTCTTCAAATTGCAAGAGAGTAGTTAAAAGAAGGCTTTGAAACATAAGCTTTCTCACCTCTATAACTCAAATACAGAATACTGACATAATTCTCAATAAGAGCAGAAAAATTGGTTGAATCGGAAGGACGATGCTGTACTTGCATTAAAATACATGTGTGGACTAATAAGATATTCGAGGAAGACAGCAGATAAGGATATACATCGCCTCATTTTTTGATGAAACTCAAGCCATTGTCATTTGAGTAGCGTTCCATGAATCTCATGAATCTGTCCCAATCTCTTGGAGTCCGCATTATATACTTTGCTTCAATCCCTGCAGGCTTTCCGTTGACAAATTTGGCGTTAACATCAACTGACG is from Malus sylvestris chromosome 5, drMalSylv7.2, whole genome shotgun sequence and encodes:
- the LOC126624119 gene encoding subtilisin-like protease SBT1.2, whose product is MELVTLKTRLFISILFFVLVSVCANTLQTYIVQLNPQGVTSSSFASKPSWHLSFLEQTMASEEDASSRLLYSYHSAMEGFAAQLSESELESLKMLPDVIAIRPDHRLQIHTTYSYKFLGLGLSASREGAWYKSAFGRGTIIGVLDTGVWPESPSFNDRGMPAVPKKWRGICQEGQNFNSSNCNRKLIGARFFTKGHRVATYTPDGGREYVSPRDSHGHGTHTSSTAGGATVPMASIFGTAAGVARGMAPGAHIAVYKVCWLNGCYSSDILAAMDVAIRDGVDILSLSLGGFPIPLYDDSIAIGSFRAVEHGISVVCAAGNNGPIQSSVANEAPWITTIGASTLDRRFPGIVQMGNGKYLYGESLYPGNHLKRAGKELELVYVTSENSGSEYCFKGSLPRAKVRGKIVVCDRGINGRAEKGEVVKEAGGAAMILANTVINQEENSVDVHVLPATLIGFKESVHLKAYINSTRRPTARIVFGGTVIGKSRAPAVAQFSARGPSYSNPSILKPDVIAPGVNIIAAWPQNLGPTGLPEDSRRVNFTVMSGTSMACPHGSGIAALIRSAHPKWSPAAIKSAVMTTAEVVDHAGKPIMDGDKPAGVFAIGAGHVNPERAIDPGLIYDIRPEDYVTHLCTLGYTKSEILTITHRNVSCREVLKMNRGFSLNYPSISVIFKHGTRSKMIKRRVTNVGSPNSIYKVEVMAPKEVKVRVKPQRLIFTHINQSLSYKVWFISRKRTEKGKMSFAQGQLTWVNSNNSFNRVKSPFSVTWK